One window of the Deltaproteobacteria bacterium genome contains the following:
- a CDS encoding serine protease — translation MYPESNLKTFVQFNLVRMLAAILLVLSCAANSFASDIDDQNIALLDRTAKAFAAVVKKAVPAVVFVRVEKTVESRGTASPFQFQDPFDFFNDPFFERFFGPHFQPRRRMPRKFQQRGQGSGFIISKDGYILINNHVVGDADLIKVKLSDGREFKAKVIGTDPQSDVAVIKIDATNLPVLRLGDSDKLEVGEWVIAIGNPFGLSQTVTVGVVSAKGRSRIGINDYEDFIQTDAAINPGNSGGPLVNIHGEAVGMNTAIFSRSGGYMGIGFAIPINMAKAIKDQLLKKGKVTRGWLGVVIQDIDEELAKSFGLEKTEGVLIAEVSEGSPAEKAGLKQGDIILRLNGKKVDDLGELRNKIALTAPGTKVKLEVLRENKRRTIQVTIGEQPAGRAIGMAQHEILGKIGLVVQDLTEELAKQFGYRESQGVLVAEVEPGSPAARVGIRPGHLIEEVNRKRVHNMDEFVRALAQSKKTKSVLFRVRDGEFSRYVAIRIE, via the coding sequence ATGTACCCGGAGAGCAATCTGAAAACATTTGTGCAGTTTAACCTTGTCAGGATGCTGGCAGCAATACTGTTGGTATTGAGTTGTGCTGCAAACAGTTTTGCATCAGATATCGATGACCAGAACATAGCCCTGTTGGACAGGACGGCCAAGGCCTTTGCCGCCGTGGTTAAAAAGGCCGTGCCGGCCGTGGTATTTGTCCGAGTTGAAAAGACAGTGGAAAGTCGCGGTACGGCGTCGCCCTTTCAGTTTCAGGATCCGTTTGATTTTTTTAATGATCCGTTTTTTGAGCGTTTTTTTGGCCCCCACTTTCAGCCGAGACGGAGAATGCCCAGAAAATTCCAGCAGAGGGGGCAGGGCTCAGGCTTTATCATCAGCAAAGACGGCTACATCCTTATCAATAACCATGTGGTTGGAGACGCTGACCTCATCAAGGTAAAGCTGTCTGACGGCAGGGAGTTCAAGGCCAAGGTGATAGGGACGGATCCGCAGTCCGACGTGGCAGTCATAAAGATAGACGCAACGAATCTGCCCGTGCTCCGCCTGGGCGACTCGGACAAGCTCGAGGTGGGAGAGTGGGTCATAGCCATAGGCAATCCCTTTGGTCTCAGCCAGACGGTCACTGTAGGCGTGGTCAGCGCCAAGGGCAGAAGCCGTATAGGCATCAACGACTATGAGGACTTTATACAGACGGATGCCGCCATAAATCCGGGTAATTCAGGCGGACCACTTGTTAACATCCACGGAGAGGCCGTAGGTATGAACACTGCCATATTCTCCAGGAGCGGCGGTTATATGGGTATAGGTTTCGCTATACCCATAAATATGGCAAAGGCCATCAAGGATCAACTCCTGAAAAAGGGCAAAGTTACCAGGGGGTGGCTTGGAGTGGTCATACAGGATATAGACGAGGAGCTCGCAAAGTCCTTTGGCCTGGAAAAGACGGAGGGCGTGTTGATAGCCGAGGTCTCTGAGGGCTCTCCCGCAGAAAAAGCAGGCCTGAAACAGGGTGATATCATACTCCGCCTGAACGGCAAAAAGGTTGATGATCTGGGGGAACTCAGAAACAAGATAGCCCTGACCGCGCCGGGAACCAAGGTAAAATTGGAGGTCCTGAGAGAAAATAAACGCAGGACCATCCAGGTCACTATCGGCGAACAGCCTGCCGGCAGGGCCATAGGGATGGCCCAGCATGAGATCCTGGGCAAAATCGGCCTTGTGGTGCAAGACCTGACCGAGGAGCTTGCAAAACAATTCGGATACCGTGAGTCCCAGGGTGTTCTGGTGGCAGAGGTAGAGCCGGGAAGCCCGGCAGCCCGTGTGGGTATCCGCCCCGGACATCTGATAGAAGAGGTGAACCGCAAGCGGGTTCACAATATGGATGAGTTTGTAAGGGCCCTGGCCCAATCAAAAAAGACAAAGAGCGTCCTTTTCAGGGTCCGGGACGGCGAGTTCAGCCGTTACGTAGCCATACGTATCGAGTAA
- a CDS encoding cysteine desulfurase NifS translates to MSGIYLDYNATTPVAKPVQETVSSALKNKWGNPSSGHRFGKTAKMVLESARVRVASLLNADQTEILFTSGGTESNNTVILGVCQSMSGKGRHIITTRIEHPSLMNPCLHLLEQGWDVTFIKVNSQGVVDPMEIERALRPDTVLVSVMLANNETGAIQPVAAISQLARKRGVLVHTDAAQAVGKIPVDVKYLGIDYLSIAGHKLYAPKGIGALYCRKGAHLGRLMFGAGQEQGIRPGTEPVPLAVGLGAACDFVARDIKAEADRQTGLREKLYAELSKMGYPVIRHGDPGNTLPNTLSVSFIGKNGAEILAQAPEIMASTGAACHDRAIKVSHVLAAMGVSPEVAMGTLRLSLGRCTTESDVEIAAKAIGRALERM, encoded by the coding sequence ATGTCCGGAATATATCTTGATTACAACGCAACCACACCGGTTGCAAAGCCGGTGCAGGAGACAGTAAGCTCTGCACTGAAAAATAAATGGGGCAATCCCAGCAGCGGACACAGGTTCGGCAAAACGGCCAAGATGGTTCTGGAATCTGCCAGGGTCCGGGTGGCATCGCTGCTCAATGCGGATCAGACTGAAATCCTTTTTACCAGCGGAGGCACGGAGTCCAATAATACCGTCATACTGGGTGTATGCCAATCCATGTCCGGCAAAGGGCGGCACATCATCACCACTCGTATCGAGCACCCATCCCTTATGAATCCCTGCCTGCATTTGCTTGAACAGGGTTGGGACGTGACCTTCATAAAGGTAAACAGCCAGGGAGTTGTAGATCCCATGGAGATTGAAAGGGCCTTGCGTCCTGATACAGTGCTGGTCTCAGTGATGCTGGCAAACAATGAGACCGGGGCCATTCAGCCGGTAGCCGCTATTTCGCAACTGGCCCGCAAGCGCGGGGTACTGGTCCACACGGATGCGGCCCAGGCCGTGGGCAAGATCCCGGTGGATGTCAAATATCTCGGAATAGACTACCTGAGTATTGCAGGACACAAGCTCTATGCACCAAAAGGAATAGGCGCCCTTTATTGCAGGAAAGGGGCGCACCTTGGTCGGCTCATGTTCGGCGCAGGCCAGGAGCAGGGCATCCGGCCAGGCACCGAGCCGGTTCCCCTGGCAGTGGGACTGGGAGCTGCCTGCGATTTTGTCGCCAGGGATATCAAGGCCGAGGCAGACAGGCAAACAGGTCTCAGGGAAAAGCTCTATGCAGAGCTATCCAAAATGGGGTATCCTGTAATCAGGCATGGTGATCCTGGGAATACACTTCCAAATACCTTGAGCGTCAGTTTTATCGGCAAAAATGGGGCGGAGATCCTGGCCCAGGCCCCGGAGATTATGGCCTCTACCGGTGCGGCCTGCCATGACAGGGCAATTAAGGTCTCGCATGTGCTCGCAGCCATGGGAGTCTCGCCGGAAGTAGCCATGGGGACACTTCGTCTTTCGCTGGGCCGGTGTACTACCGAATCGGATGTAGAAATTGCCGCCAAGGCTATTGGCAGGGCGCTTGAAAGGATGTAA
- a CDS encoding aminotransferase DegT, with the protein MKFVDLGRQYQSYRQEIDSAIHEIIKESRFILGKPVEDLETALAGYVEVSHAIGVGSGTDGLLLALMAMNLRPGEEVITTPFTFIATAEVIALLKARPVFVDIDPKSFNLDTGEIRDILAARQKAGARVRGILPVSLYGQCPDMDEINEIASGSGLFVIEDACQSFGARYKDRLSCGLSDIGVTSFFPSKPLGAYGDGGMVFTDDPEKADMIRCLRVHGQKARYLHEEIGINARLDSIQAAIVLAKFAHFDEEIKARQKAAIHYSELISHKMPEIQVPEIMPERTSVYAQYTVRITGGLRDQVAGFLKQEGIPFAIHYPKPIHLQPAFKGLGLGPGSFPHAERAAEEVLSLPMHAFITPEEQEIVIDCLERAIGSQA; encoded by the coding sequence ATGAAATTTGTTGATTTAGGCAGGCAGTATCAAAGCTACAGACAGGAAATAGACTCGGCCATCCACGAGATAATTAAAGAAAGCCGGTTCATACTGGGCAAGCCGGTGGAGGATCTGGAGACAGCTCTTGCGGGTTACGTAGAGGTAAGCCACGCAATAGGGGTAGGCTCGGGCACGGACGGTCTGCTCCTTGCCCTCATGGCAATGAACTTAAGACCAGGAGAAGAGGTCATCACCACCCCCTTTACGTTTATAGCCACCGCGGAAGTCATAGCCCTTCTGAAGGCAAGGCCCGTATTCGTGGATATAGACCCTAAAAGCTTCAACCTTGACACCGGCGAGATACGGGACATCCTGGCTGCAAGGCAGAAGGCCGGGGCCAGGGTGAGGGGTATCCTCCCGGTGAGCCTCTATGGCCAGTGCCCCGATATGGACGAGATCAATGAAATTGCGTCAGGGTCCGGCCTGTTTGTGATCGAGGATGCCTGCCAGTCCTTCGGGGCAAGATACAAAGACCGGCTGTCCTGCGGCCTCAGCGATATAGGTGTCACCTCTTTTTTCCCTTCAAAGCCCCTTGGGGCATATGGGGACGGGGGCATGGTCTTCACTGACGACCCGGAGAAGGCGGATATGATAAGGTGCCTCAGGGTCCATGGCCAGAAGGCCAGATACCTGCATGAAGAAATAGGCATTAATGCCAGGCTGGACAGCATCCAGGCAGCAATAGTCCTGGCCAAATTTGCCCACTTTGATGAAGAAATCAAGGCCAGACAGAAAGCCGCAATCCATTATTCAGAACTGATTAGCCATAAGATGCCGGAAATACAGGTTCCTGAAATAATGCCTGAAAGGACAAGTGTATACGCCCAGTACACTGTAAGAATCACTGGGGGATTGAGAGATCAGGTGGCCGGCTTTCTCAAACAAGAGGGAATTCCCTTTGCCATACATTATCCCAAACCGATACACCTCCAGCCCGCCTTTAAAGGCCTGGGGCTCGGGCCAGGCTCCTTTCCCCATGCTGAAAGGGCCGCAGAGGAAGTGCTGTCCCTTCCCATGCATGCCTTCATCACACCAGAGGAACAGGAAATAGTCATAGATTGTCTGGAAAGGGCCATCGGTTCTCAGGCATGA
- a CDS encoding tRNA (adenosine(37)-N6)-dimethylallyltransferase MiaA, whose translation MIGSISHQITRFPLVALVGPTAAGKTDLSLRLAKEICAEIISVDSVQVFRGLDIGTAKPDPEEQQQVPHHMIDVADPDEPFDVADFVHKALGIIRSMTSRGKVPLLVGGSGLYLRSLLEGLAPCPGHDPVVREMLRKILSNHGKRALHDILARADPEAASRLHPNDTFRVIRALEVYHQTGEPISKWHRRHKSMSGQRLPCIKIGLVRPREELYERIDSRVDYMLDAGLLEEVELLLNKGYSHRLKPLQSLGYRHMIRFLRGESSLDEAVSQLRRDTRHYAKRQLTWFRADPEIRWYHPEALTDVYSIWHKIRSDSAKKTQSAALHKS comes from the coding sequence ATGATTGGATCCATCAGCCACCAAATCACCCGATTTCCCCTGGTGGCCCTTGTCGGCCCGACTGCTGCCGGAAAGACGGACCTGTCTCTCCGCCTTGCGAAAGAGATATGCGCTGAGATCATAAGTGTGGATTCAGTGCAGGTATTCAGGGGACTTGATATCGGGACCGCCAAGCCAGACCCTGAGGAACAGCAGCAGGTCCCCCATCACATGATTGACGTCGCGGATCCTGATGAGCCCTTCGACGTGGCTGACTTTGTGCATAAGGCGCTGGGCATCATCAGGTCGATGACATCGAGGGGAAAGGTGCCGTTGCTGGTCGGAGGTAGCGGACTTTATCTGAGGTCTCTTCTTGAGGGACTGGCCCCGTGTCCTGGACATGACCCCGTGGTGAGGGAAATGTTGCGTAAAATTTTGTCGAATCATGGGAAAAGGGCCTTGCATGACATACTTGCCCGTGCAGACCCGGAAGCAGCGAGCAGGCTCCATCCGAATGATACATTCAGGGTAATAAGGGCTCTTGAGGTGTATCATCAGACCGGCGAGCCCATATCAAAATGGCATAGGAGGCATAAAAGTATGTCAGGTCAGAGACTGCCCTGCATAAAGATAGGACTGGTGAGGCCCAGGGAAGAACTCTATGAGCGGATTGACTCGCGGGTTGACTATATGCTGGATGCCGGGCTCCTGGAGGAAGTGGAATTATTGTTGAATAAAGGGTATTCACATCGTCTTAAACCCTTGCAGTCCCTTGGATATCGGCATATGATCCGTTTTCTCAGGGGAGAATCGTCCCTTGATGAGGCCGTAAGTCAATTGAGAAGGGATACCCGTCACTATGCAAAGCGCCAGCTCACCTGGTTCCGGGCCGATCCTGAGATCAGATGGTATCATCCTGAAGCCCTGACGGACGTCTACAGTATCTGGCATAAAATTAGATCTGATTCCGCTAAAAAAACCCAATCCGCGGCGTTGCATAAGAGCTGA
- a CDS encoding IS200/IS605 family transposase, protein MSKEYRKGPHTIYDIQYHFVWVTKYRYHVLKGEVAFRTREIIRQTCEARNITILNGHVSRDHVHLHVSCPPELAPSKIVQYVKGRSSRLIQQEFPHLRKRYWGRHLWARGYFCATVGNVTEKMIAAYIASQEKASPKEAFTIAND, encoded by the coding sequence ATAAGCAAAGAATATCGCAAGGGGCCTCACACGATCTATGATATCCAGTATCATTTCGTATGGGTTACGAAATATCGTTATCATGTTTTGAAAGGAGAAGTGGCTTTTAGAACCAGGGAGATAATCCGTCAGACTTGTGAGGCCCGCAATATTACAATTCTTAATGGTCATGTTAGCAGGGATCATGTTCATCTGCATGTTTCATGTCCTCCAGAACTTGCTCCGAGCAAGATAGTTCAATATGTGAAAGGACGAAGTTCTCGACTGATTCAGCAAGAATTTCCGCATTTGCGTAAGAGATATTGGGGAAGGCATCTTTGGGCTCGCGGCTATTTTTGTGCAACAGTTGGGAATGTTACAGAAAAAATGATAGCCGCTTATATTGCAAGCCAAGAAAAGGCGAGCCCTAAAGAGGCCTTCACTATTGCTAATGACTAA
- a CDS encoding CDP-diacylglycerol--glycerol-3-phosphate 3-phosphatidyltransferase — MNIPNLLTLIRIILTPLLVILLINSKFAEALIVFTVAGITDGLDGLIARYMRQKTRIGAILDPIADKLLLTSAYVTLAVVKLLPAWLAVTVISRDVIIVFGVLIIFLFQGGVEIRPSVLGKITTVAQLGTIFVVLVNRELGTLSRFLPFLYVATVLITVISGLHYMYLGTRFLGPDENT, encoded by the coding sequence TTGAACATACCTAATTTACTGACACTCATACGCATTATACTTACGCCGTTGCTGGTGATACTCCTTATCAACAGTAAATTTGCGGAAGCCCTGATTGTTTTCACTGTAGCCGGAATAACCGACGGCCTGGACGGACTGATAGCTCGATATATGAGACAGAAGACCCGTATCGGCGCCATTTTGGACCCTATTGCAGACAAACTCCTTCTCACATCAGCTTATGTAACCCTTGCGGTCGTAAAGTTACTGCCGGCCTGGCTGGCAGTAACTGTGATCAGCCGGGATGTGATAATCGTGTTCGGAGTCCTGATAATATTTCTGTTTCAGGGTGGAGTGGAAATCCGCCCGTCTGTGCTGGGTAAGATAACTACCGTGGCCCAATTGGGGACTATTTTTGTAGTTCTTGTAAATCGTGAGTTGGGAACACTGAGCAGGTTTTTACCTTTTCTCTATGTGGCTACTGTCCTGATCACTGTGATATCCGGACTTCATTATATGTATCTTGGGACCCGATTCCTTGGTCCTGATGAAAACACTTAG
- a CDS encoding YkgJ family cysteine cluster protein codes for MSQGPEAYIDKSRRLKDDDTFCFSCTPDKSCFTSCCYDLSLILTPYDIFRLKNHLDMKSGDFLKRYTTIYVGQNSGLPVVTLKMEDPYLKCPFLEEGKGCRVYKDRPGACRTYPLARMACRSQDREGVEEFYYIVREPDCEGFRDGKEWTVRNWKENEGLEPYNEMNDIFGEILQAKTVSGIANLNADQIDIFHVGCYDVDRFRQYFLEGPNLDRYMESEEVIEAISNDEKALLKYGMRWVKKKLFQGRCSMASASGLSL; via the coding sequence ATGTCTCAAGGACCTGAAGCTTATATTGACAAATCCAGACGGTTAAAAGACGACGACACCTTCTGCTTTTCCTGCACGCCGGATAAGAGCTGTTTTACATCCTGCTGTTATGATTTAAGCCTGATCCTCACGCCTTATGATATATTCAGGCTCAAGAATCACCTGGATATGAAGTCCGGGGACTTTCTTAAACGTTATACAACCATATATGTCGGGCAGAATTCAGGGCTTCCGGTAGTGACGCTCAAGATGGAAGACCCTTATTTAAAATGCCCGTTTCTGGAAGAGGGAAAAGGCTGCAGGGTTTATAAGGACCGGCCCGGTGCATGCCGCACTTATCCCCTGGCCAGAATGGCCTGTCGAAGCCAGGACAGGGAGGGAGTGGAGGAGTTCTATTATATTGTCAGGGAACCGGATTGTGAGGGATTCCGGGACGGGAAGGAATGGACCGTCAGGAACTGGAAGGAAAATGAAGGCCTTGAGCCATATAATGAAATGAATGACATCTTTGGGGAGATACTTCAGGCCAAGACAGTGTCAGGCATAGCTAATCTTAATGCAGATCAAATAGATATCTTCCACGTGGGATGCTATGACGTTGACAGGTTCCGTCAATATTTCCTGGAGGGCCCTAACCTTGATCGTTACATGGAGTCTGAGGAGGTGATAGAGGCCATATCCAATGACGAAAAGGCCTTGCTCAAATATGGCATGCGCTGGGTCAAGAAAAAGCTCTTCCAGGGCAGGTGTAGTATGGCCAGTGCCTCCGGGCTCAGTTTGTGA
- the hisD gene encoding histidinol dehydrogenase — MRPVHYNTAEGKKRVDSLIKRHFEISSQHEARVKEILEQIRNKGDQAIVQYTRQYDAPYFEIKDLAVSQQELKDAYSKVDNDFLSSLRKAISNIEEFHMLQKPKSWMTTREDGTILGQMVRPVDAAGLYCPGGKGGKTPLVSSVLMNAIPAGIAGVKRIVLATPPDRHGAVNPHLLVAISEVGIKEIYKMGSAWAIGALAFGTETVAPVDIVVGPGNIYVALAKKMVSGIVGIDMLAGPSEVVIIADESAPPEFVAADLLSQAEHDPMATAVLITTSARLAEEVTTELEHQLEKLERQETAAESLETNGLLLKVDDLETAAEIANRAGPEHLELMISDPWGLLPKIRHAGAIFLGNATPEPIGDYIAGPNHVLPTMGTARFSSALGVGTFLKHSSVISYSREAFQKDADDVIRLAEIEGLTAHAMSIRVRQG; from the coding sequence CTGAGACCTGTTCATTATAATACTGCTGAGGGAAAGAAACGGGTGGATTCCTTGATCAAGCGCCATTTTGAGATCTCCTCACAGCATGAGGCCAGGGTAAAGGAGATACTTGAACAGATAAGAAATAAAGGAGACCAGGCTATAGTCCAATACACAAGACAGTATGATGCCCCTTATTTTGAAATCAAAGACCTGGCAGTATCCCAACAGGAGTTAAAAGATGCGTATTCAAAGGTAGACAACGATTTCCTGTCAAGTCTCAGGAAGGCCATCTCCAATATTGAAGAATTCCATATGCTCCAGAAGCCGAAATCCTGGATGACGACAAGGGAAGACGGTACCATACTGGGGCAAATGGTACGACCAGTGGATGCCGCCGGATTGTATTGCCCCGGAGGCAAGGGAGGTAAAACACCTCTGGTCTCCTCCGTTCTCATGAATGCAATCCCTGCCGGAATTGCAGGGGTCAAACGGATTGTGCTCGCCACGCCGCCCGACAGGCATGGGGCCGTGAACCCTCACTTGCTGGTAGCAATCTCAGAGGTTGGAATAAAGGAAATCTACAAGATGGGAAGCGCCTGGGCCATCGGTGCGCTGGCCTTTGGAACAGAGACGGTTGCCCCGGTAGACATAGTAGTGGGACCAGGTAACATCTATGTGGCCCTGGCCAAGAAGATGGTATCAGGTATTGTCGGGATCGACATGCTGGCAGGGCCCAGCGAGGTAGTCATCATAGCTGATGAGAGCGCACCGCCGGAATTCGTGGCTGCTGATCTCCTCTCCCAGGCAGAGCACGACCCCATGGCGACAGCCGTGCTGATTACTACATCGGCAAGGCTTGCCGAGGAGGTAACCACGGAACTGGAACACCAGCTTGAAAAACTGGAAAGACAGGAGACCGCAGCCGAGTCCCTGGAGACAAACGGTCTGTTGCTGAAAGTTGATGATCTTGAGACAGCTGCCGAGATAGCAAACAGGGCCGGGCCTGAGCACCTGGAGCTTATGATCTCAGATCCGTGGGGGCTGCTTCCAAAGATCCGCCATGCAGGGGCAATCTTCCTGGGCAACGCTACACCGGAGCCCATAGGGGACTATATTGCCGGACCTAACCACGTACTCCCCACCATGGGTACGGCCCGGTTCTCTTCAGCCCTTGGTGTGGGGACCTTCCTTAAGCATTCGAGCGTGATTTCCTATTCCCGGGAGGCCTTTCAAAAGGATGCTGATGACGTAATCCGCCTGGCGGAGATCGAAGGCCTTACGGCCCATGCCATGTCCATCAGGGTACGACAAGGATAG